A window of the Brassica napus cultivar Da-Ae chromosome C5, Da-Ae, whole genome shotgun sequence genome harbors these coding sequences:
- the LOC125587041 gene encoding uncharacterized protein LOC125587041: MDISKAYDRVEWEFVLQVMTRLGFHSKWINWVMQCISTVSYSFLINDSVYGKVKPHRGIRQGDPISPYLFILCGELLSGLCRNAELDGTMRGIRVARGSPRVNHLLFADDTMMFCNSSSESCLSLSKILNEYEKHLVRRSTYPNLLLPSLSKPHKKQSQQQNTSAAKHILGIQKEGGVGKYLGLPEHFGRRKRDLFTSIVDRIRQRASNWSTRFLSRAGKLTMLKSVLTAIPTYAMSCFQLPMSLCKRIQSTLTRLWWDDTTDKRKMCWVAWDKLTKPKASGGLGLRDIQIFNQALLGKVAWRILTRSILHGRDLLQEHLGKAIGNGQTTKVWKDSWISLDNSIKPMGPVHESALDLRVSDLLTSDLLWNKKRIDQFLPAFSTQIQGLRPSRKGAEDAYVWTPLTTGIYSARSGYNATAQASHCPSAPISQPEAEFNWLKDIWSTKTSPKLKLFLWSTIQGALPLGVELQKRGLNAAALCPRCKEVETAMHTFFLCPFAKEVWNHVPFKTPVHIAEDMDFKSAIVKFRQALCLPPIGVRSPLLPWVCWSLWTARNKLIFEDKTNPPIEIAIRGLAAALEWDQAQAVMISKTNPNIPQRAAPIRLISLDTENPCFVDAAWDSTAKRAGTAWILNKHLPHHARSGSQIFDNVNSPLMAESLALRNGIEELIKAGVQSTTVFSDCQTLIRAIVNKSQIKEVYGVLQDIDRLSSLFVSICFQFIPRSQNRETDFLAKQVLQAHCCLIPYV, encoded by the exons ATGGATATATCAAAAGCATATGACCGCGTCGAATGGGAATTTGTGCTACAAGTAATGACAAGACTAGGCTTTCATTCAAAGTGGATTAACTGGGTGATGCAATGCATTTCGACAGTATCATATTCCTTTCTAATAAACGATTCAGTATATGGGAAAGTGAAACCTCACCGTGGTATAAGGCAAGGAGACCCGATctctccttatctcttcatccTGTGTGGAGAACTCCTCTCTGGCCTGTGTAGAAACGCTGAGCTTGATGGAACTATGAGGGGGATCCGCGTTGCTCGAGGCAGTCCCCGGGTAAATCATCTGCTGTTTGCAGATGACACTATGATGTTCTGCAACTCATCATCGGAGAGCTGCCTGTCTCTGTCCAAGATCCTAAATGAATATGAAAAGCATCTGGTCAGAAGGTCAACATATCCAAATCTTCTATTACCTTCTCTGTCAAAACCCCACAAGAAACAAAGTCAGCAGCAAAACACGTCAGCAGCAAAACACATCTTGGGGATTCAAAAAGAAGGTGGGGTGGGGAAATATCTAGGGCTCCCGGAGCACTTTGGTAGAAGGAAGAGAGATTTGTTTACCTCAATAGTCGACAGGATCAGACAGAGAGCCTCCAATTGGTCTACGCGATTCTTATCACGAGCTGGCAAACTCACCATGCTCAAGTCTGTCCTAACAGCTATCCCAACCTACGCCATGTCGTGTTTCCAGCTTCCTATGAGCCTCTGCAAAAGAATTCAATCTACTCTTACTAGGTTATGGTGGGACGACACAACTGACAAGAGAAAAATGTGCTGGGTTGCTTGGGATAAGCTAACCAAACCGAAAGCCTCTGGAGGATTAGGATTAAGAGATATACAAATCTTTAATCAAGCACTACTGGGAAAGGTTGCTTGGAGAATCTTAACT CGAAGCATTCTCCATGGCCGTGACTTACTCCAAGAACACCTGGGTAAAGCCATTGGAAATGGTCAAACCACAAAGGTCTGGAAAGATTCATGGATCTCCCTAGACAACAGCATCAAACCAATGGGACCAGTCCATGAATCTGCTCTCGACCTGAGAGTATCAGATCTCCTCACGAGTGATCTCCTTTGGAATAAGAAAAGGATTGATCAGTTCTTACCAGCTTTCAGTACGCAAATCCAAGGCCTAAGACCAAGTAGGAAAGGAGCTGAGGATGCCTATGTCTGGACCCCTCTCACCACGGGAATCTACTCAGCAAGATCAGGGTACAATGCAACAGCACAGGCTAGTCATTGCCCTAGTGCTCCCATCTCTCAACCTGAGGCAGAGTTTAATTGGTTAAAGGACATTTGGTCAACAAAAACATCTCCAAAGCTCAAGCTTTTCTTGTGGTCGACTATTCAAGGAGCTTTACCTTTAGGGGTAGAACTACAGAAGAGAGGATTAAACGCTGCAGCCCTATGCCCTCGGTGTAAAGAAGTTGAAACTGCAATGCATACATTCTTCCTCTGCCCCTTTGCCAAAGAAGTCTGGAACCATGTCCCTTTCAAAACGCCAGTTCACATAGCTGAGGATATGGACTTCAAATCTGCAATAGTCAAATTCCGCCAAGCTCTCTGCCTCCCCCCCATAGGGGTCCGATCCCCCCTCCTTCCATGGGTCTGCTGGTCCCTCTGGACGGCCAGAAACAAGCTCATCTTCGAAGACAAAACCAACCCTCCCATCGAGATCGCCATAAGAGGCCTAGCAGCAGCACTGGAATGGGATCAGGCACAGGCGGTAATGATATCAAAGACTAACCCAAACATACCGCAAAGAGCTGCTCCAATCAGGTTGATTAGTCTAGATACTGAGAACCCCTGTTTCGTCGACGCCGCCTGGGACTCCACAGCTAAGCGAGCGGGAACCGCATGGATTCTTAACAAACACCTCCCGCACCATGCCCGATCAGGTTCACAGATCTTCGACAACGTCAACTCTCCCCTTATGGCTGAATCGCTCGCTCTCCGAAACGGCATTGAGGAATTGATCAAAGCGGGAGTACAATCCACAACAGTCTTCTCGGATTGCCAAACGCTCATCAGAGCTATCGTCAACAAGAGTCAGATCAAAGAGGTTTACGGCGTTCTCCAAGACATCGATcgcctctcttctctcttcgtCTCTATCTGTTTCCAGTTCATCCCTCGTTCTCAGAACAGGGAAACTGATTTCTTAGCTAAACAGGTCCTTCAGGCCCACTGCTGTTTAATTCCCTATGTTTAA